GCGCAACCGTGTCTGACCCAACCAGTTCCTGCCGCCGCTTACCCAACACCAAAAAAAGCGCCAGAAATAAAGTTGTCACGAGCAGCCACGGTGAAAACACCACTCCAATCGCCACCGCGCCCGCCAGTGCCCGCAAAACAAATCCGACCGCGACTACCAACACATCCAGCACCACCTGCGACTTCAAGTAACGCGAATAGGTAAAAATCAACCCCGCGTAGGCTAGCGCCACCAAAGTCAGCTCCTGCCCTACCCACCAAGTGATACCGATAGCGGCCAACAACAATCCTACCGCCAGCGACCAGGCCGCCTCGACCGTGATCTTGCCCGACGCCAACGCGCGAAATTTCTTGAAGGGATGCTGGCGGTCGAACTCCAGATCATGGACATCATTCAAGATATACATACTGCTGGCCAGTAAGCTGAACCCAACCATTGCACCCACTGCCAATACCACACTCGGCCCATCCGTCAGCCGACCGGCAAATATCAGCGGTGCCAACACGAGCAAGTTTTTGATCCACTGCTTGGGACGGAGAAGTTGTACTAAAACCATTGGAGTAATTATACTCTCGTAAAATCTAACTTTTCGTTTTGA
This DNA window, taken from Candidatus Saccharimonadales bacterium, encodes the following:
- a CDS encoding decaprenyl-phosphate phosphoribosyltransferase produces the protein MVLVQLLRPKQWIKNLLVLAPLIFAGRLTDGPSVVLAVGAMVGFSLLASSMYILNDVHDLEFDRQHPFKKFRALASGKITVEAAWSLAVGLLLAAIGITWWVGQELTLVALAYAGLIFTYSRYLKSQVVLDVLVVAVGFVLRALAGAVAIGVVFSPWLLVTTLFLALFLVLGKRRQELVGSDTVAHRYRPVLADYSSKMLDQLLVMVATASLVGYSLYCLWPDTTARLGSSNLIYTLPVVIYGLFRYFYLVYRRDENGDPTEMLYTDRPLLASVVLWGVLVVVIIYQ